The following proteins come from a genomic window of Nostoc sp. TCL26-01:
- a CDS encoding heme NO-binding domain-containing protein gives MYGLVNKAIQDMVCSRFGEDIWREIKQKAEVDVDVFISMEGYPDDLTHKLVKAASVVLGLSPTEVMQAFGEFWVQYTSEEGYGEMMDMSGDTLPEFLENLDNLHARVGISFPKLEPPSFECSDIEENHLNLHYRSSREGLSPMIVGLVKGLGTKFDTEVDITQTQYRDDGAEHDEFLVKYKPR, from the coding sequence ATGTATGGATTAGTCAATAAAGCGATTCAGGATATGGTATGTAGTCGCTTTGGTGAGGATATTTGGCGGGAAATCAAGCAGAAAGCAGAAGTAGATGTGGATGTTTTCATCAGTATGGAAGGCTATCCTGATGATCTTACACATAAGCTGGTAAAAGCTGCCAGTGTTGTTTTAGGATTATCTCCGACAGAGGTTATGCAAGCTTTTGGAGAATTCTGGGTACAGTATACATCTGAAGAAGGTTATGGGGAAATGATGGATATGAGTGGAGATACACTACCAGAATTTCTCGAAAATCTCGACAATCTTCATGCTCGTGTAGGTATTAGCTTTCCTAAACTAGAACCTCCATCATTTGAATGTAGTGATATCGAGGAAAATCATCTGAACTTGCACTATCGCTCTAGCCGAGAAGGATTGTCTCCGATGATTGTTGGTTTAGTCAAGGGATTAGGAACCAAGTTTGATACAGAAGTTGATATTACTCAAACTCAGTATCGAGATGATGGCGCTGAACATGATGAATTTTTAGTTAAATATAAACCCCGCTAA
- a CDS encoding sensor histidine kinase has protein sequence MLPPHLSLTPELFAKAFPFHFVFNRKREIIQAGDVLERISSELLVGNQIDQHFLINRPNISVDFDAIYKKSRSLFILEFIPNGMHLKGQMIYQQEQDVIFFLGSPWITDMASLAPLGIKLKDFAIHDPIADFLFLLQAKNSALADTEKLTVELTQQRAELQNALEVRERLTKIAQMQAKTLKKSLSELQQTQAQLVQAEKMSSLGRLVAGVAHEINNPVNFIYGNLKYINDYTQDLLKLVHLYQNYYDHPESEIQNHIQAIDLDFVMDDLPRIIHSMEVGTERITEIVLSLRNFSRLDEAEIKNVDIHQGIDSTLLILHNRMKRINDNLGIEIVKKYGKIPLVNCYPSQLNQVFMNIISNAIDAIDGYDDHRSIQEIKSHPSKITITTEVLEDNYVVIRIADNGTGMTEAVKEKLFDPFFTTKPVGKGTGLGLSISYQIVVEKHRGILKCESILGQGTEFWIQIPLSMSYQEVNYVQPVNVNKSA, from the coding sequence ATGCTTCCTCCTCACCTGAGTCTGACACCAGAATTATTTGCGAAGGCTTTTCCATTCCATTTTGTATTTAATCGGAAACGGGAAATTATCCAGGCTGGTGATGTTTTAGAACGCATTAGTTCTGAATTGCTGGTTGGTAATCAAATTGACCAGCATTTTTTGATCAATCGGCCAAATATTTCCGTTGATTTCGATGCCATTTATAAAAAGTCTCGCTCTCTTTTTATTTTGGAGTTTATCCCTAATGGAATGCACCTTAAGGGTCAAATGATATATCAACAGGAGCAAGATGTCATATTTTTTCTAGGCTCTCCTTGGATTACTGATATGGCTAGCCTCGCTCCTCTTGGTATTAAATTAAAAGACTTTGCAATTCATGATCCAATTGCGGATTTTCTTTTTTTACTACAAGCTAAAAACAGTGCTTTAGCTGATACTGAAAAATTAACAGTAGAACTAACTCAGCAACGAGCAGAGTTGCAAAATGCGCTGGAAGTGAGAGAACGTCTCACTAAAATTGCCCAAATGCAAGCTAAAACATTAAAAAAATCACTGAGCGAACTACAACAAACCCAAGCTCAATTAGTTCAGGCTGAAAAAATGTCTAGTTTGGGAAGATTGGTGGCTGGAGTTGCTCACGAAATTAATAACCCAGTTAATTTTATTTATGGGAATTTAAAATATATTAATGATTATACTCAGGATTTGTTAAAACTTGTGCATCTCTATCAGAATTATTATGATCATCCTGAGAGTGAAATTCAAAATCATATCCAAGCTATTGACTTAGATTTTGTGATGGATGATTTACCTAGAATCATTCATTCTATGGAAGTAGGCACTGAACGAATTACTGAGATTGTATTATCATTACGAAACTTCTCTCGTCTTGATGAAGCAGAGATTAAAAATGTTGATATTCATCAGGGAATAGATAGTACTTTGCTGATTTTACATAATAGAATGAAGCGAATAAACGATAATTTGGGAATTGAAATAGTCAAGAAATATGGCAAAATTCCTTTGGTAAATTGTTATCCTAGTCAACTCAACCAAGTATTTATGAATATTATTAGTAATGCAATTGATGCCATAGATGGTTATGATGATCACCGTTCTATTCAAGAAATTAAGTCTCATCCTAGTAAAATTACGATTACCACAGAAGTTTTAGAGGATAATTATGTTGTAATTCGGATTGCGGATAATGGGACAGGAATGACAGAAGCCGTAAAAGAAAAATTATTTGACCCATTTTTTACAACTAAGCCTGTAGGTAAGGGAACAGGATTAGGTTTATCTATTAGCTATCAAATTGTAGTGGAAAAGCATAGGGGCATATTGAAATGCGAATCTATTCTTGGACAAGGAACTGAGTTTTGGATTCAAATTCCTTTATCCATGAGCTATCAAGAAGTGAATTATGTTCAACCAGTCAATGTAAATAAGTCGGCGTAA